A single window of Chitinivorax sp. B DNA harbors:
- a CDS encoding DNA translocase FtsK — MNFFKNFKNFRKKKSQAVPNTRSPLPPQLAGLLRESWWLVMVVAAIYLVLVLLSYNPSDPGWSHSATRPELHNRGGQVGAWVADVLLYLFGMSAWWWVVFCVSAIWWGYKRIDRVMTSSRPVLIIGMIGFLLLLIASCGIESLRLYSIHVALPMAPGGLLGEVVGNKLHQIFGFTGATLVMLAMMAIGFSLYSGLSWLSMMEKVGGLIEDSVIKARDNLDAWQDRKIGKVAKVEREVKVKTEKKKLDEAPPIHIEEPVLEIPIAKKIEKELEKEKQKEIQPILFDDLPVPTASGELPPVSLLAPPPPAQESVAHDVLEYTSRLIERKLADFGVEVKIVAAYPGPVITRYEIEPAVGVKGAQIVNLMKDLARALGLVSIRVVETIPGKTYMGLELPNPKRQTVRLSELLSSEPYVQSSSLLTMVLGKDIAGKPVVADLAKMPHLLVAGTTGSGKSVGVNAMILSLLYKAAPQDVRFIMVDPKMLELSVYEGIPHLLAPVVTDMKLAANGLNWCVAEMEKRYRLMSAMGVRNIAGYNHKLKDAEKAGKKITNPFSLTPDDPEPLECLPFIVVVVDEFADLMMVAGKKIEELIARLAQKARAAGIHLILATQRPSVDVITGLIKANIPTRMAFQVSSKVDSRTILDQMGAETLLGQGDMLFLPPGTGYPQRVHGAFVADEEVHKVVEHLKQTGEPNYVEGILTGEALAGGGDGGGAGSGGDADGEADPLYDEAVAIVLKTRRASISAVQRHLRIGYNRAARLIEQMETAGLVSPMESNGNRTVLAPNREE, encoded by the coding sequence ATGAATTTCTTTAAGAACTTTAAAAATTTCCGTAAAAAGAAGTCACAGGCAGTCCCCAATACTCGTTCGCCATTGCCGCCACAGCTGGCCGGCCTGCTACGCGAGTCCTGGTGGCTGGTGATGGTCGTGGCAGCCATTTATCTGGTATTGGTCCTGCTCTCCTACAATCCTTCCGATCCAGGCTGGTCGCACAGTGCCACCCGGCCAGAACTGCATAACCGAGGTGGTCAGGTAGGTGCCTGGGTGGCCGATGTCCTGCTATATCTGTTCGGGATGTCAGCCTGGTGGTGGGTGGTGTTTTGCGTTTCGGCCATCTGGTGGGGTTATAAACGCATCGACCGGGTCATGACGTCATCCCGCCCGGTTCTGATCATTGGCATGATCGGTTTCCTATTGTTGCTGATCGCATCCTGTGGTATCGAATCCCTGCGCCTCTATTCCATCCACGTTGCACTACCCATGGCTCCAGGCGGCTTGCTGGGCGAGGTAGTTGGCAACAAACTGCATCAGATATTTGGTTTTACCGGTGCGACCTTGGTCATGTTGGCCATGATGGCAATTGGTTTTTCGCTATACAGTGGCTTGTCCTGGCTATCCATGATGGAAAAGGTAGGTGGCCTGATCGAAGACAGTGTGATCAAAGCACGCGACAATCTGGATGCCTGGCAGGACCGTAAGATTGGTAAAGTCGCTAAGGTAGAGCGTGAAGTCAAGGTGAAGACCGAGAAGAAGAAGCTCGACGAAGCACCGCCGATTCACATCGAAGAACCGGTGCTGGAAATCCCCATCGCCAAGAAGATTGAGAAAGAGCTGGAGAAAGAGAAACAGAAGGAAATCCAGCCAATCCTGTTTGATGACCTACCCGTCCCAACCGCGTCGGGCGAATTGCCGCCTGTTTCCTTGCTGGCTCCGCCACCTCCGGCACAGGAAAGTGTGGCACACGACGTCCTGGAATATACCTCTCGCCTGATCGAACGAAAGCTGGCCGACTTCGGCGTGGAGGTGAAAATCGTCGCTGCTTATCCGGGCCCGGTCATCACACGATATGAAATTGAGCCTGCCGTAGGCGTCAAAGGGGCACAAATCGTCAACCTGATGAAAGACTTGGCACGTGCATTGGGTCTGGTCAGCATTCGAGTGGTGGAAACCATTCCGGGCAAGACATACATGGGTCTGGAACTCCCCAACCCCAAGCGGCAAACTGTGCGTTTATCCGAGCTGCTGTCATCTGAACCTTATGTTCAAAGCTCCTCGCTGCTGACTATGGTGCTGGGCAAGGATATCGCAGGTAAACCGGTGGTCGCCGATCTGGCCAAGATGCCGCATTTGTTGGTGGCCGGTACCACTGGCTCCGGTAAATCGGTCGGCGTGAATGCGATGATTTTGTCGCTTTTATATAAAGCTGCACCGCAGGACGTTCGCTTCATCATGGTCGACCCGAAGATGCTGGAATTGTCAGTGTACGAAGGTATCCCGCATTTGTTGGCACCCGTTGTCACCGATATGAAACTGGCTGCCAACGGATTGAATTGGTGCGTGGCAGAGATGGAAAAACGCTACCGCCTGATGTCAGCCATGGGAGTACGCAATATTGCCGGTTACAACCATAAACTAAAGGATGCGGAAAAAGCCGGCAAGAAGATCACCAATCCATTCAGCCTGACTCCAGATGATCCGGAGCCGTTGGAATGCTTGCCATTCATTGTGGTGGTAGTGGACGAATTCGCCGACCTGATGATGGTGGCAGGTAAAAAAATCGAAGAACTGATCGCCCGTCTGGCACAAAAGGCCCGTGCTGCTGGTATTCACCTGATTCTCGCCACTCAGCGTCCTTCTGTGGATGTGATTACCGGCCTGATCAAGGCCAACATCCCGACTCGGATGGCTTTTCAGGTATCCAGCAAGGTGGACTCCCGAACAATCCTTGACCAGATGGGAGCCGAAACGTTGCTAGGCCAAGGGGATATGCTATTTCTGCCGCCCGGAACAGGCTACCCGCAACGGGTGCATGGCGCATTTGTCGCGGATGAGGAAGTCCATAAGGTTGTGGAACATCTGAAACAGACAGGCGAGCCAAACTATGTGGAAGGCATTCTTACCGGCGAAGCGCTGGCTGGTGGCGGGGACGGAGGCGGTGCTGGTAGTGGCGGAGATGCAGATGGGGAAGCGGACCCGCTGTACGACGAAGCCGTGGCCATCGTACTGAAGACACGTCGTGCCTCCATTTCTGCGGTACAGCGGCACTTGCGCATTGGTTACAACCGTGCAGCCCGTCTGATTGAACAAATGGAAACAGCCGGTCTGGTTTCGCCAATGGAGTCGAATGGTAATCGTACCGTTCTGGCCCCCAATCGCGAAGAATAG
- a CDS encoding CBS domain-containing protein — protein MEHHYKTLKFAPVDPASTCVKADRGYTDVTLNHPALSVMTDFRHAPAFGIGAGMPIGTALEKMKTVGVRMLMVTDGEGVVHGIVTAADILGERAMMALEKTRVKRDELTVADVMHPGETLYSFRLNDVLNATVGDLIQTLRSYGFQHVLVTTDENQQPKIRGLFSAAEIARHLKQDFDPMVRAHSFAELGRILLRSLKRAA, from the coding sequence ATGGAGCATCACTACAAAACATTGAAATTTGCCCCGGTTGATCCAGCCTCGACCTGCGTCAAGGCAGATCGCGGCTATACCGATGTCACATTGAATCATCCAGCACTGTCGGTCATGACCGATTTTCGCCATGCACCAGCGTTCGGTATCGGTGCTGGCATGCCAATCGGTACCGCATTGGAGAAGATGAAGACAGTGGGTGTACGCATGCTGATGGTGACGGATGGAGAGGGCGTGGTACATGGCATTGTGACAGCTGCGGACATTCTGGGTGAGCGAGCCATGATGGCGCTGGAGAAGACGCGCGTAAAACGCGATGAGCTAACCGTGGCCGATGTCATGCATCCAGGCGAAACCTTGTACTCGTTCCGTTTGAATGATGTGCTGAATGCCACGGTGGGAGATTTGATCCAGACCCTGCGCAGCTACGGCTTTCAACATGTATTGGTCACCACGGATGAAAACCAGCAACCGAAAATACGCGGTCTGTTTTCAGCCGCCGAAATTGCCCGGCATCTGAAACAGGATTTCGACCCGATGGTACGCGCCCACAGCTTTGCCGAGCTGGGGCGGATTCTGTTGCGCTCGCTGAAACGGGCAGCGTGA
- a CDS encoding LysR family transcriptional regulator → MEIYQLRTFVAVAQQGHLTQAAEILHLSQPAVTAQIKALEEEMGISLFERSAGGVTLTKAGQMLLPEAEVILAGARGLITMARGLQGHLTGKVRIGTITDPELLKLADILVEIHRRYPLLDAQTSHSISGVVLNDVRKKELDCGFFIGKNPYVNVHAIVVRELVFRVVAPVAWRDRLAAATWKDVGKLPWVWINQFNSYNKLTNELFREHNISPQKVFELDQERTTLALVKAGVGMSLMREELALEALQRGEVIEWGNVRKTAPLHFIWPAERDGDLLITAMLDIVRSIWQLSGNASGSM, encoded by the coding sequence ATGGAAATCTATCAGCTGCGCACCTTTGTGGCAGTGGCCCAGCAAGGTCACCTGACCCAGGCCGCAGAAATTTTGCATTTGTCCCAGCCTGCCGTGACGGCACAGATCAAGGCGCTGGAAGAAGAGATGGGCATCAGCCTGTTTGAACGATCGGCTGGTGGTGTCACCTTGACCAAGGCTGGGCAGATGTTGCTGCCCGAAGCCGAAGTAATTCTGGCTGGTGCGCGTGGCCTGATCACCATGGCCCGAGGTTTGCAGGGGCACCTGACTGGCAAAGTACGTATCGGTACCATCACCGACCCCGAACTGCTGAAGCTGGCAGATATTCTGGTGGAAATCCACCGCCGGTATCCGCTGTTGGATGCGCAAACCTCACATAGCATCTCTGGTGTGGTGCTCAATGATGTACGGAAGAAAGAGCTGGATTGTGGCTTCTTTATCGGCAAGAACCCATATGTCAACGTGCATGCAATCGTTGTACGTGAGCTGGTATTCCGCGTTGTTGCGCCAGTGGCATGGCGTGATCGCTTGGCAGCAGCCACCTGGAAGGATGTCGGCAAACTGCCATGGGTATGGATCAATCAGTTCAATTCGTATAACAAACTGACCAATGAATTGTTCCGCGAGCACAATATCTCGCCACAGAAAGTGTTTGAGCTGGATCAGGAACGCACCACACTGGCTTTGGTAAAAGCGGGTGTCGGGATGTCATTGATGCGGGAAGAGCTGGCGCTGGAAGCGTTGCAGCGCGGCGAAGTGATTGAGTGGGGGAATGTTCGTAAAACGGCGCCACTGCATTTCATCTGGCCTGCCGAGCGTGACGGTGATCTGTTGATCACCGCCATGCTGGATATTGTACGGAGCATATGGCAGCTATCCGGCAATGCATCGGGTTCGATGTGA
- a CDS encoding MFS transporter, protein MESTYAAGVAPQASPLSGDEKRVIFASSLGTVFEWYDFYLYGSLAAIISKQFFAGVNETTAFIFALLAFAAGFAVRPFGALVFGRLGDLIGRKYTFLITILIMGLSTAVVGLLPGYATIGVAAPIILIGLRLLQGLALGGEYGGAATYVAEHAPHGKRGFFTSWIQTTATLGLFLSLMVIWICRNAFGKETFEAWGWRVPFLVSILLLIVSVYIRLQLNESPVFKRMKEEGKASKAPITESFGRWGNLKVVLISLLGGTAGQAVVWYTGQFYALFFLTKTLGVEPDRADLLIAASLAIGTPFFILFGTLSDRIGRKGIIMAGCLIAALTYFPLFKALTHYANPALEAAIVTSPVTVTADPARCAFQFDPIGKATFEQSCDIIKSALAKKGIPYTNIAGQAGSVASVTIGSTKLDSFEGDTLSKEEFKTQSDAFNKALGDALKSANYPAKADPSQMDTPMVIFILSLLVIYVTMVYGPIAAMLVELFPTRIRYTSMSLPYHIGNGWFGGFLPTVAFALVAWTGDIYYGLWYPIIIAVATFIVGSLLMPETKDRDIYAND, encoded by the coding sequence ATGGAAAGCACATATGCCGCAGGTGTAGCGCCCCAGGCGTCCCCCCTGTCTGGCGACGAAAAACGCGTCATCTTCGCGTCGTCGCTCGGTACGGTTTTCGAATGGTACGATTTTTATCTATATGGCTCTCTGGCGGCCATTATCAGTAAGCAGTTCTTCGCCGGGGTCAACGAGACAACCGCTTTCATCTTTGCACTGCTCGCCTTTGCTGCCGGCTTTGCAGTCCGCCCGTTCGGGGCATTGGTATTCGGCCGATTGGGTGATTTGATTGGCCGCAAATACACTTTCCTCATCACCATTCTGATCATGGGCCTCTCCACCGCTGTGGTAGGTCTGCTACCTGGCTATGCCACCATTGGCGTAGCCGCGCCGATCATCCTGATCGGACTACGCCTATTACAAGGCTTGGCACTGGGTGGCGAATATGGTGGTGCAGCCACCTATGTTGCCGAACATGCCCCACATGGCAAACGTGGCTTCTTCACCAGCTGGATTCAAACCACCGCCACGTTGGGTCTGTTCCTGTCACTGATGGTAATCTGGATCTGCCGCAACGCATTCGGCAAAGAGACCTTTGAAGCCTGGGGCTGGCGCGTACCATTCCTAGTCTCGATTCTGCTACTCATCGTGTCGGTCTACATTCGCCTTCAATTGAACGAATCCCCTGTGTTCAAGCGCATGAAGGAAGAAGGTAAAGCCTCCAAGGCTCCCATCACGGAATCTTTCGGCCGCTGGGGTAACCTGAAAGTGGTTCTGATATCACTGCTTGGTGGTACGGCAGGTCAGGCAGTGGTCTGGTATACCGGCCAGTTCTACGCCCTGTTCTTCCTGACCAAGACATTGGGGGTCGAACCAGATCGGGCTGACTTGCTGATTGCTGCCTCGCTGGCCATTGGCACGCCATTCTTTATCCTGTTCGGCACGCTGTCAGACCGGATTGGCCGCAAAGGCATCATCATGGCAGGTTGCCTGATTGCCGCTCTGACCTATTTCCCGCTGTTCAAAGCATTGACTCACTATGCCAACCCGGCACTGGAGGCTGCCATTGTCACTTCACCAGTGACGGTGACAGCCGATCCGGCAAGATGCGCCTTCCAGTTTGATCCTATTGGCAAGGCCACCTTCGAGCAGTCATGCGACATTATCAAGTCAGCCTTGGCCAAGAAAGGCATTCCCTATACCAATATCGCGGGGCAGGCAGGAAGTGTTGCCAGCGTGACCATCGGCAGCACCAAGTTGGATAGCTTCGAAGGCGACACTTTGTCCAAGGAGGAATTCAAGACACAGTCCGATGCATTCAACAAGGCCTTGGGTGATGCGCTGAAATCTGCCAATTACCCGGCAAAGGCAGATCCATCGCAAATGGATACCCCGATGGTCATCTTCATCCTGTCCTTGCTGGTGATCTATGTCACCATGGTCTATGGCCCCATTGCCGCCATGCTGGTAGAACTGTTCCCAACCCGCATTCGCTACACATCCATGTCGCTACCGTACCATATCGGTAATGGCTGGTTCGGCGGATTCCTACCCACGGTGGCATTTGCATTGGTGGCTTGGACGGGTGACATCTATTATGGTCTGTGGTATCCGATCATCATCGCTGTCGCCACGTTCATCGTTGGTTCGCTTTTGATGCCGGAGACAAAAGATCGCGATATTTATGCCAATGACTGA
- a CDS encoding cytochrome c, translating into MNKTLLSALLTLLLLLTACGTDKNSPVYLRKQQFKEMLRTRESLQGMLNGRLSYDPDTFLKTAQALENQSAQPWQWFHEMQVADDSKAKQDIWQEAQAFRAAQDELTKSLQALTVAAQTKPKDKSQLTPTLKGVEQACASCHSRFKVE; encoded by the coding sequence ATGAACAAAACCCTGCTTTCTGCTTTGCTTACCCTCTTGTTACTGTTGACTGCCTGCGGTACCGACAAGAACAGCCCGGTTTATCTGCGCAAACAACAGTTCAAAGAGATGCTGCGTACACGCGAGTCACTCCAAGGCATGCTCAATGGTCGCCTCAGCTACGACCCTGACACCTTTCTGAAAACCGCTCAAGCATTGGAAAACCAGTCAGCCCAGCCTTGGCAATGGTTTCATGAAATGCAGGTAGCGGATGACAGCAAGGCCAAACAAGATATCTGGCAGGAAGCACAAGCCTTCAGGGCCGCACAGGATGAATTGACCAAATCGCTGCAGGCATTAACAGTTGCCGCACAGACCAAGCCTAAAGACAAATCACAACTGACACCGACTTTGAAGGGTGTCGAGCAAGCCTGTGCCAGCTGTCACAGCCGGTTCAAGGTGGAATGA